AATTATTTGAGGCAGCATTTTTCAACTTTTCCACCACACTATATCCCACTTTTATATCTCCTATAATGGGTTTGCCATCTATCAAATCCCCATGGCAATCGCTCCCGCCCGTGACAATAAGACAATTTTTATCTGCTATAGTCTTTAGATACGCAGACTGTCTCGATGTATGTTTGCTATGGTAGACTTCAATACCTTTTATTCCACAATGGATAATATCCTCTATCAATGATTGATTCTTTATAAGTCCAGGATGAGCTAAAACGGGTACGCCACCAGCTTTTTTTATAATTTCTATACCTTGCTTTGGGTTTATATTTTTTCTCGGCACATATGCAGGACAATCATTTCCTATATATATTTCAAATGCCTGGTTAAGATCTTTTACTATCCCCTTATCTACCAACACTCGACCTATATGAGGTCTTGCTATTGCCTTATTCCCTGACTTTTCCATTACTTCTTCTAGAGAAATAGAAATTTTATAGATTTGTCGAAGCTTGTCTATCATTTTTATTGATCTAGAATACCTATCTTCCTTAAGCTCTTCTATTTCCTCTTGAAATTCGATGGAATGGATATCTATATAATATCCAAGCATATGTATTTCATTATCTCCTATTTGAGTACTCAGCTCAATACCTGGTACTATCTCCACACCAAATCCCCTTCCAGCCTCTATTGCCCCTTGTATACCGTCCGTTGTATCATGGTCAGTTACACCTATGGCTACCAGCCCTTTTTGAGCACCCCATTTTACTAATTGGGCGGGAGTAAGTAAGCCATCTGATGCAGTTGTATGATTATGAAGATCTACATATCTCATTCTATTTTTTGGCTCCTTTATTTTCTGTTACCTGTTTAAAAACTCTTAAAAAATTTCCATTGGCTATCTTATTTACATCTTCTTCTTTATAATTTAACCTCAAAAGCATATTTATCACATTATAAAAATTTTCAGGTCCATTTATTCCATCAGGTAACATTTCTATACCGTCAAAATCAGATCCGAACCCTACATAATCTACCCCTACCAATTGAGCAATATACTCTATATGCCTTATAATATCATCTATTGTAGCATGATTATCATTGCTTAAAAAACGTGGATAAAAGTTTATGCCTATCATTCCAGACTTTTGGGCTATAGCTTTTATCTGTTCATCATCTAAGTTCCTAATGTTATTGCATATATGTTTTGCATTCGAATGGCTGGCTACTATTGGATGATTTGAAAGTTCTATTACATCCCAAAAACCAGTTTCCGATATATGGGAAACATCTATTATCATACCTAATAAATTCATTTGATATATAACCTCTCGTCCAAATTGCGAAAGGCCACTTTTAGAATAACGCTCCATAACTCCATCGGCAATCTCATTTCTATCATTCCATGTAAGTGTGAGCATCCTTACGCCCAGTCTATATAATATTCTAATGTTGGATATTTGTCCTTCTAATATATCTCCACCTTCTACGGCCAAAAAGGTGCCTATTTTTTTATCCTTCCATGCATAAGTTATATCGTCGAATGTGAGTATAGGATATAGTATATCTTTATTGCTATTTAAAATGTTATAATATAAATCTATTATGTTTAAACCTCTTTGCAAAGCCGGACCATGAATCCTTTTAGGCCCTACCCATGCAGCAAAAACTTGCACTCCCACATTGCTATCTATAAGTTTTTTTAGACAAATATGATTAGTGTCATCCTCTATATTTGATTTTTTTTCCAGAATATTTGACAGGGTATCACAATGACAATCAATTATTCTAATATTCCCCATTTTGCAACTCCTTTCTATTTTTTCATATTATCATAAAAAAACCTACCTTTTTAGGTAGGCATTTCTATCTGGGTTCTACTATCAACTTTATAGCTGTTCTCTCCTGCCCATCTATAATTATATCAGTAAAGGCAGGAATACATATCAAATCAATACCACTAGGAGCAACAAACCCCCTTGCAATCGCTACTGCTTTAACCGCTTGATTTAGTGCTCCAGCTCCTATAGCTTGTAACTCTGCGGCACCTCTTTCCCTTAATACTCCTGCTAGGGCACCTGCCACAGAATTTGGATTGGATTTAGCTGATACTTTTAATACTTCCATGTTTGATCCCCCTTATACATAATTAATTCATCTTTAATATATATTCTACATTACTGCTAAAAATCCTCTTTTAATAGAAGATTTTTCTATAATTTATATTATATTTTAAAAAAGGTGTGGTTAACACCACACCTTTATCTTGCATATTCAATAGACCTAGTCTCTCTTATTACATTAATTTTTATTTGTCCTGGATATTCCAGCTCTCTTTCAACTCTTTTCACAATTTCTCTGGCCATTAGGATAGCTTGGTCATCGCTTACTTTTTCTGGTTTAACAATAATTCTAAGTTCACGTCCAGCTTGAATAGCAAAAGATTTCTCAACACCTGCGAAGGAGTTTGCAATTTCTTCTAATTTTTCCAACCTTTTTATATATACTTCTAAAGTTTCTCTTCTAGCCCCAGGCCGTGCAGCAGAAATAGCATCAGCAGCTTGAACCAATATAGCTTCTACAGTATTCGGCTCAATATCACCATGATGAGCCATAATAGCATGGACTATATCTGGGCTTTCTTTATACTTTTTGGCCAGTTCAGCACCTAATTGAGTATGTGGTCCTTCAAATTCGTGATCTACTGCTTTACCTATATCATGAAGAAGACCAGCTCTTTTAGCTATTTTCACGTCTGCTCCTAGCTCAGCTGCCATTATACCGGCTAAATTAGCTACCTCAATGGAATGTTGTAATACATTCTGCCCATAGCTAGTTCTATACTTAAGCCTACCTAATAATTTTATTATTTCAGGATGAACACCATTAATACCTAAATCAAATGTAGCTTCTTCACCAGCTTCACGGATTTGGGTTTCTACCTCTTTCCGGGCTTTTCCTACCATCTCTTCAATTCTTGCAGGATGAATACGCCCATCAACTATCAACTTTTCAAGGGCAATTCTCGCAATTTCACGTCGTATAGGATCAAAACCAGACAATATAACAGCCTCAGGCGTATCATCTATAATCAAATCTATTCCTGTTGCCGTTTCTAAAGCTCTAATATTTCTACCTTCACGACCAATAATTCTTCCCTTCATTTCATCATTAGGCAATGAAACTACCGATACCGTCGTTTCAGCAACATGGTCAGCAGCAGATTTCTGTATTGCCAAGGAAATAATTTCTCTAGCCTTTTTTTCTGCTTCTTCCTTTGTTCGACTTTCCATTTCACGAATCTTTATAGCCAATTCATGGGATACCTCTTTTTCAACATTATCCAGCAGTATATCCTTAGCCTCGTCTTTGGTTAATTCAGAAATACGCTCAAGTTCTTCTAACTGCTGCTTGTACAACCCATTGATTTCATCTTGAAGCTTTTGTACTTCTTTCTGTTTTTTAACTATATTATCTTCCTTTGACTCAAGGGAATCAGACTTTCTGTCTAGATTTTCTTCCTTTTGCTGTAAACGACGCTCTATGCGCTGGATCTCGTTCCTACGTTCACGAATTTCCCTATCTAATTCACTTCGCAGTCTATGAACTTCTTCTTTTGCTTCTAGTAACGTTTCCTTTTTTGTAGCTTCAGCCTGCCTATTAGCTTCCTCAACAATTCTTTTAGCAGCCTCTTCTGCACTACAAATTTTACTCTCAGCAATCCGTTTGCGATAATAATATCCAACTAAAACTCCCCCAATGGCTACTACCAGGACAATTCCCGTTAGTAGTATTGGTTCCACTTAATATCATACACCTCCTTCTTTTACAGCTATACATTCAAAACATAACCCAAGTATGATAACTTGGTTGCAGTGTAAATTGCTAGATTTATAAAACCCTTACACCGTGATTGATCGCCTTTTTTTAATGCAAATACCATACCAGTATTTGCATTAATTTTATCGCGTTTTAGATAATATGTCAAGTTAGTTATTCTGCCGTTTCATCATCACTAGATTCGCGCTTTATATTTCCTAAATCAAATTCTTGTCTTATCTTGTTTTCTAATTCGAGAGCCAATTCTGGATTATCTTTTAAATATTGACGGGCATTTTCACGTCCTTGGCCCAAGCGTATATCACCATAGGAATACCATGCACCACTTTTATTTACTATATCCTTAGATGCAGCTAAATCTAATATACTACCTTCTTTAGATATCCCTTCACCATATAATATATCAAATTCTGCCACTTTAAATGGAGGTGCTACTTTATTTTTTACTACCTTAACTCTGGTTCTACTACCTATCATTTCATTACCTTGTTTTAATGTTTCTATTCTTCTCACATCTAGCCTTACAGATGAATAAAATTTTAATGCTCTCCCGCCTGGTGTAGTTTCAGGATTTCCAAACATTACCCCTACTTTTTCTCTTAATTGATTTATAAATATCGCAACTGCACGAGATTTATTTATTGCTCCTGATAGTTTTCTAAGAGCTTGAGACATAAGCCTTGCTTGCAATCCCACATGGGAATCACCCATTTCTCCCTCTAATTCTGCCCTTGGCACCAACGCTGCAACTGAATCGACTACTATAATATCTATTGCTCCACTACGGACCAAAGCCTCAGTAATTTCTAGAGCCTGCTCGCCTGTGTCCGGTTGTGAAACTAATAGGTTGTCTATATCAATACCTAAATTTTTTGAATATACAGGATCCAAGGCATGTTCTGCATCAACAAAGGCTGCATTTCCCCCTAATTTTTGTGCTTCGGCAATAGCATGTAAGGCTACAGTAGTTTTACCCGATGATTCAGGTCCATATATCTCTACTACTCTGCCCCTTGGAAAGCCACCTACTCCCAATGCAATATCAAGGTCCAATGCACCAGTAGGAATAGTATCTACAGTCATATGGGGTGCTTCTCCCAATTTCATAATAGATCCTTTACCAAACTGCTTTTCTATTTGGTTTAGAGCAATTTCTAACGCCTTTTCCTTTTCCATATATACCTTCCTTTCTCGAACATAAGTTCTATGTATATTATATAAAAAATATGAAATATGGTCAAGTAATAGTTAAGTCTTCCCTTGTAAGCTATTCATGTAGAATTTACATGCTTAATAGTGCCTTCCTAAGAAGATCAATAGCAGTATTGGCAGCTAAATTTCTTATTTTGTTTCTGTGACCACTAAATTTGTATTCATGCACTTCAGTTTTATCATGATCTGATACACCTATATATACCAATCCCACTGGTTTTTCTTTGGAACCTCCTCCGGGACCTGCAATACCTGTTACCGATATACCTACATCAGCATCTGATACCTTTAGAACACCTTCCGCCATCTCTTTCGCCGTTTGTTTGCTTACAGCACCATACTGTTTAAGAGTTGCCCTAGATACCCCTAAGCGCTTGATCTTAGCATCATTAGTATAGGTTATGAAACCTTCCAAAAAATTTTCTGATATTCCAGGCACATCAATAAGCTTACTTCCTATTAGTCCCCCTGTACAAGATTCTGCAATCGCTAACTTTTTTTGTTTCTGCTGTAGTAACCTTGCTACAACAGATTGAAGGGTGTCATCATTTGATCCATATATTGCATCGCCAAGTCTTTCATTTATTTTCCGTTCTACAGGCTCTACAAGTTCTAATGGATTTTGATCTTTTCGGCATCTCACCGTTATTCTTAAAGTTACCTGACCCTGACTAGCAAGTGGTGCAATCGTTGGATTAGTCTGATTTACAAGGATATCTTTTATTCTTTCTTCCACTAATGATTCACCTATACCAAAGATACGTAGCACCTTCGAATATATTTTATATTCACTATCTTTTGAAAGATATGGAATAACATAACTATCAAACATTGGTTGTAGTTCATTTGGTGGACCTGGGAGTACTACAAAGGTCTTCCTCGATTTTTCAATTATTGCTCCTGGTGCAGTACCAAAATGATTAGGTAATATGACAGCACCTTTTGGCATCAAAGCCTGTTTTTTATTATTTTCAGTTAAAGGTCTGTTTAATTTTTTGAAATATTTCTTTATAAAATCCCAACTAGTCTGATCCAATTCTAAATCCAACCCTAGGTAATTAGATAATGTTTCTTTAGTCAAGTCATCCATAGTAGGCCCTAGACCACCTGTAGTAATAATTAAATCTGACCTAGCAGATGCCGTAGCCAATGCATTTAATAATCGTTCTTTATTGTCTCCTATCACCGTCTGGTAGTACATGTTTATACCTAATTCAGCCAATTTTTGTGCAATATATTGTGCATCGGTATTAACTATTTGTCCAAGCAAGAGTTCACTTCCTACAGATATTATTTCTGCATTCATAAAAAAGGCCTCCCATTATCTATTTTGTAATATCAAATGTTTGTTTTTATAAATATAGTCTATCCCTGATATTATCGTCAATACAACAGATACATACAGAGCAATTTTATCGAAAGGTACCCCAATCCATTTAAATGGAACATTATCTAGTAATATCGCTACAATAGCAATTATTTGAGAAACAGTCTTGCTCTTTCCCCACCAACTAGCTGCTATTACCACCCCTTCAGAAGCAGCCAATGTTCGAAAACCAGTTATGATAAACTCGCGGCTCAGTATGATAATTACAGCTAAAGCTGGCACTTTTCCCATTTCACATAAGGCAACTAAGGCTGCTGTAATTAATAATTTATCCGCAAGAGGATCAACAAATTTGCCAAAATTAGTTATTTGGTTCCTGCTCCTTGCAATATAACCATCCAGACCATCACTAGCCGCAGCTAAAATAAATATCACGGCTGCTACAGACTGATGAAAAGGAAAACTACTCCAAAGACATATTAAAAATATTGGAATTAAACATATTCTTATCATTGTTATTTTATTTGCTAAATTCATAAGGCATCACCCAATAAATCATAATCATATGCTTTTGATATCTTAACACTAACAAAATCCCCCCTGCTAAGTTCACGATTGCTCATAACAAATATCTGTCCATCAATTCCCAGTGCTTCACCGTAAGAGCGACCAAAATATACATTTGGTGAGTCAGTACCCTCTATTAAGACATCCACTACTTGACCCACTCTTTTTCTATTTAATTTTTTCGATATTTTTCGCTGTTCCATCATAAGGAGTTTTTGACGATTAACTTTTGTTTCATTGTCAACTTGGTTCTCATATCTAGCCGCTGGTGTACCTTCCTCTTGAGAATAGCAGAATACTCCCATGCGGTTAAAAGGATACTGTTTTATAAACTGCATTAATTCATCAAAGTGTTCATCCGTTTCCCCTGGAAATCCTACTATAATAGATGTTCTAACAATCGCATCGGGAATTTTTTGATGTATTCTATCCAACAATGATTTTATTTTATCCGATGAAACATGCCTATTCATACGTTTTAGGATATCCTGATTTATATGTTGAATAGGGATATCCAAGTATTTGCATATTTTAGGTTGGATAGCTATTGTGTCTAGCAAATCATCGTCAATACGATCTGGGTAGCAATAGAGGAGTCTCAACCATTTAAGGTTAGATATATCACAAAGCCTGTTTAACAATTCTACTAGAGAACCATTTTTCATGTCCGTTCCAAAAGCTGCAACATCCTGAGCAATAAGTATAAGTTCCTGTACGCCATTGTCTACTAGCAATTTAGCCTCATCTACTATGCTGTCTATAGATCTGCTTCTATATTTGCCCCGTAATTTAGGTATAATACAATATGTACAAAAATTACTGCATCCCTCGGCTATTTTCAGATATGCCGTATGGGGAGGTGTCGTAAGTATACGAGGCAAATTTTGTACAATGTTACAGTCAATATTGCTGATATCAACCATTCTTTCTCCAGTAAGGCAATGGGATATCACATTGACAATATCTTGATAATGACCAGTTCCTATAATAGCATCTATCTCAGGTATTTCTTCATATAGTGCCTTTGAATAGCGCTGTGCTAGGCACCCTGTAACTATAAGTGCTTTACAATTACCTATTGTTTTGTATTTTGCCTGTTCTAAAATGGCATCTATAGATTCTTCCTTAGCCGGTCCTATAAATCCACATGTATTTACTATTATTGCATCTGCCTCTTCAGATTTATTAACTATCTGGTAGCCTGCTTTTGATAGCAAGGCTAGCATATTTTCGGCATCTACCTGATTTTTAGGACACCCCAAAGACACCATACCTATATTTCGAATCAATAAAATCCCCTTCCCGTATTTATACCTTATATTTTTCTTCAAATTCTTCTCTAGTTATTAATACATTCCTAGGTTTGCTCCCGTCAAATCCACTAACTATCCCCCTAATTTCCATCTCATCTATTAATCTTGCAGCTCTGGCATAGCCTACTCGTAGTCTACGTTGTAACATAGATATAGATGCCTGTCCTGCATCTATTACCAACTCAATTGCCTGTGGTAAAAGTTCATCACAATCATCATGCAAACTAGAATCATCCTTGTCTACAGCAATCTCTTCAATGATATCTTGATTATATTCTGGGGTTTGATGATGATTTTTTATATAATCTACTATGTTTTCAACTTCTTTTTCTGATATGTATGCACCCTGTACCCTTACGGGTTTATTAATACCAACAGGATAAAAAAGCATATCCCCCTTGCCTAAAAGCTTTTCAGCTCCCGCCATATCCAAAATAGTCCTAGAATCAGTCTGCGAAGACACAGCAAAGGCTATTCTCGATGGAATATTAGCCTTTATAACTCCGGTTATAACATCAACAGATGGTCTTTGTGTAGCAATAACAAGATGAATTCCTGCTGCCCTAGCCATTTGTGCCAATCTACATATGGCATCCTCCACATCATTTGGCGCCACCATCATCAAATCGGCTAACTCGTCTATTATAACTACAATTTGAGGAAGCGTTTCTTCATTTTCCTTCTGTTTTAATTCATTAAATCTATCTATATCTCTTACCCCATTGTCAGCAAACATCTTATACCGTGACACCATCTCCTGCACCGCCCAATTAAGGGCACCTGCCGCCTTTTTAGGGTCTGTTACTACCGGTATCAAAAGATGAGGAATACCATTATAATTATTTAGCTCTACTACCTTAGGATCTATCATTATAAGTCTTACCTGAGCCGGAGTTGATTTATAGATTATACTGTTAATCATTGTATTTATACATACACTTTTACCAGAACCAGTAGCCCCTGCTATAAGTAAATGTGGCATTTTGGCTATATCAGCGATTACAACTTTACCTGCTATATCCTTACCTAATGCAAACGCCAAGTTTGAAGGATGGGATTTAAATTCTTCCGATTCCAGTACTTCTTTCATAAATACCGGAGAAACATGTTTATTCGGAACTTCTACGCCTACCGCTGCCTTCCCAGGTATTGGCGCTTCAATTCTAACACTAGGTGCCGCCAGATTTAATGATATATCATCGGCTAGGTTGACAATTTTACTTACCTTAACTCCCGGTGCCGGTTGAATTTCATAACGAGTTATAACAGGACCTTTGCTCACCTGCAATACCTTAGCCTTAACTCCAAAGCTATTTAGAGTATCTTCCAATGTTTTAGCATTTGCAAGTATTTGCTTATCATTTGACGATTCATTACGCTTACGTCCCGGTGACTTTAACAAAGATAAAGGAGGTGATTTATATTCTATCAGTTCTACTCCCTGGACAGCTTCATCTTTAAGTACTTGATCTCCCTTGTTATCCGTTTTAGATACATGATTATCCGATTTATCAAGATTCTTTGCATCAAAATCTATGATTCTTATCTTTTCTTTGCCAATCGTATTTTTAGTATCCAATAATGATTCCTTATCCTGTTCTATTGATTCTCCTGCATTATGATTATCTAAATTCACATTTTGACCTTGCCAGGGGATATCATTTAACAGAGTAACTTGCTCCAAACTGGGTGAATCTTCTTGGGACTCTATTATTATATTCTCTCCCACAAATGGTCTTTTAAGCTTTTTTTTACTCCTGTCATAGGAGTCTACCTTGTCGCACACATAATTAACAGCTTTTTTAAATGATAAATTGGCCAGTACAATGAGATCTATTATGAATAATACCACAAGAAAGATATAGCTTCCCCATATACCCAACAACTTATATAGGCAATAAACCAAAGGAGATAAGATTAGTCCCGCCCCTTTTCCCTGTTTACCCACATTATAGGATGAAATAACAAATGCACTAAATGTACTGCTATCAAATCTTTTTAAATATATAATATGTATTATACATATTATATATATAAGTGATGAAATGCTGAGCCTAAGCTTTGTTTTGTTCACTTTTTTATAATATGCTACTATAACCAGGGCACCAATTATACAAATACCAAAGGGCATTATATATCCAAGTATACCAAAAAAGCCCATAAGAGCCTTTTTTAAATAACTACCTGCAATACCTGCCGAAGCAGTATACATACTTAAAAAAGCAAAAAACCCCAGTCCCAATAACAAAACACCAACAACTTCATGGTATATACGTCTTTCATTTTTTATTTTTTTATTTCGTGATTTATTTTTCTTTTTAGCCATGCAATTCTACCTCACAAACCATTCCAATAATTATACATTCCCCCTCATAAAAAATATGCTTATACAATTATAACACCTATTGCCTTATCATTCCATATCATTTTAAATGATATATAGTTTCAATAGTATTTCCTGGCTGAAATTTAGGATTTAAGTAATCAAAGGGGTCACTACTTATTATCCTATTTATTATATACTGTCCATTTTCATTACTCTTTATCTCTAATTTTATACCTTCCACTTCTATTATCTCACTAAGACCATCTACCTTCAAGTCATCATTTTTTAAAATAATTTCAAGTGGCATTATAGAATATATCATTTTATTTATCCTCCTTGTTTTCCATTAGATTTTGTAATTTTTTTATCGCCTGATCTATACCACCAACTTCATTTATAAGGCCGCAATCAACTGCTTCTTGTCCTACAAGAACTGTACCAACATCATCTGCCAATTCACCAGTTTTTAGCATAAGAGCATAAAAATCTTCTTTTGTTATACTTGTATGCTTAGTCACAAATGTAACTATACGTTCCTGCATCTTGTTTAGATAATCGTATGTTTGAGGAATGCCTATAACCAAACCACTCATTCGTATTGGATGTACGGTCATACTTGCTGTAGATGCGATAAAAGAATAGTCAGTACACACGGATAGCGGTACACCTATACTATGACCGCCGCCCAATACTAGTGAGACTGTAGGTTTTGACATAGTGCTTATCATCTCAGCAATTGCCAAACCAGCTTCTACATCTCCACCTACTGTATTTAATATTAAAATTAATCCTTCTATATCCTTGCTCTGCTCTATTGCTATTAATTGAGGTATTATATGTTCGTACTTGGTAGTTTTATTTTGCGGTGGCAATACCATATGTCCCTCTATTTGACCAATTATAGTAATACAATGTATATTGTTTTGTTTAAGTACGGGTAAACTTGCGGTTCCCATTTCTTTTATGCTGTTTAATGATGTATTTGCATCTTGATTCATTTGATATCCTCCTCTAGATTTTGCATTAACTTTAGTATTGCCCCAAACAAAAACTTTCATTAAAAGTATAAAAAAGATAAGCCTAAATCGGCTTATCTTTCGCAAAGATTAAATTCCATATGCAATGATGTAACGGCTTTTTCCGTATCTTCCCCCCTGACCAAACATGATATTGTTGTATGGGAATCTGCTGTCTGCAGTACTTTTATATCATATTTGCTAAGGGCACTTATTATCTTAGCCATAACTCCAGGAATACCGCGCATACGATTGCCAACTGCTGATATTTTACTGCAATTTATGATAAAACTATAATTGTAGCTATTTTCATCTAGTATTTTCGTAGCCTTACTAGTATCATTGCCGTCTATTGTAAATATCATCTTGTCAGGAAATATATTTATAAGGTCTATACTTATATCATTTTCAGCTAATAGTGACAAAATTCTATTTTGACTTTCATCATCGACTTTTTCTATTGTCACTTGTGTTCTATTGGTAATATGAGCAATGCTTGTTATTACGCATTCTGGATCATAGGATTCCTCAATAGCATTATTTTTACACCAGGCAGATACAATTGTTCCTGGTTTTTCGTTCATCGTATTTTTTATTGCTATGGGAATATTACTACGCATTGCAATTTCTACAGCACGTGGATGTATAACCTTAGCACCCTGGTCTGCAATCTGAAATACCTCGGAGTAACTTATTTGATTTAATACTACAGCATCTGGCACAATTCTAGGATCAGCAGTCATAATACCATCTACATCCGTATATATTTCTACAAGCTCAGCGGATAATCCTTCGCCTATAACTACTGCAGTTGTATCACTACCCCCTCTACCTAAAGTAGTAATATCTCCATCCTGGGTAATGCCTTGAAATCCTGCTATAACTGGTATATATCCCCTATTTAATATATCGATAA
This region of Xylanivirga thermophila genomic DNA includes:
- a CDS encoding FtsK/SpoIIIE family DNA translocase; its protein translation is MAKKKNKSRNKKIKNERRIYHEVVGVLLLGLGFFAFLSMYTASAGIAGSYLKKALMGFFGILGYIMPFGICIIGALVIVAYYKKVNKTKLRLSISSLIYIICIIHIIYLKRFDSSTFSAFVISSYNVGKQGKGAGLILSPLVYCLYKLLGIWGSYIFLVVLFIIDLIVLANLSFKKAVNYVCDKVDSYDRSKKKLKRPFVGENIIIESQEDSPSLEQVTLLNDIPWQGQNVNLDNHNAGESIEQDKESLLDTKNTIGKEKIRIIDFDAKNLDKSDNHVSKTDNKGDQVLKDEAVQGVELIEYKSPPLSLLKSPGRKRNESSNDKQILANAKTLEDTLNSFGVKAKVLQVSKGPVITRYEIQPAPGVKVSKIVNLADDISLNLAAPSVRIEAPIPGKAAVGVEVPNKHVSPVFMKEVLESEEFKSHPSNLAFALGKDIAGKVVIADIAKMPHLLIAGATGSGKSVCINTMINSIIYKSTPAQVRLIMIDPKVVELNNYNGIPHLLIPVVTDPKKAAGALNWAVQEMVSRYKMFADNGVRDIDRFNELKQKENEETLPQIVVIIDELADLMMVAPNDVEDAICRLAQMARAAGIHLVIATQRPSVDVITGVIKANIPSRIAFAVSSQTDSRTILDMAGAEKLLGKGDMLFYPVGINKPVRVQGAYISEKEVENIVDYIKNHHQTPEYNQDIIEEIAVDKDDSSLHDDCDELLPQAIELVIDAGQASISMLQRRLRVGYARAARLIDEMEIRGIVSGFDGSKPRNVLITREEFEEKYKV
- a CDS encoding YlzJ-like family protein, giving the protein MIYSIMPLEIILKNDDLKVDGLSEIIEVEGIKLEIKSNENGQYIINRIISSDPFDYLNPKFQPGNTIETIYHLK
- a CDS encoding ClpP family protease, with product MNQDANTSLNSIKEMGTASLPVLKQNNIHCITIIGQIEGHMVLPPQNKTTKYEHIIPQLIAIEQSKDIEGLILILNTVGGDVEAGLAIAEMISTMSKPTVSLVLGGGHSIGVPLSVCTDYSFIASTASMTVHPIRMSGLVIGIPQTYDYLNKMQERIVTFVTKHTSITKEDFYALMLKTGELADDVGTVLVGQEAVDCGLINEVGGIDQAIKKLQNLMENKEDK
- the dapG gene encoding aspartate kinase; this encodes MKIVVQKFGGTSMAKQDTRLKAIEKVIKAKSKGYAPVVVVSAIGRKGDPYSTDTLIDFAHSVNYSIPSRELDLIMSCGEIISAVIMANTLTSKGYQAMALTGWQAGIVTDDNFGNAAIMHIKTDKIIDILNRGYIPVIAGFQGITQDGDITTLGRGGSDTTAVVIGEGLSAELVEIYTDVDGIMTADPRIVPDAVVLNQISYSEVFQIADQGAKVIHPRAVEIAMRSNIPIAIKNTMNEKPGTIVSAWCKNNAIEESYDPECVITSIAHITNRTQVTIEKVDDESQNRILSLLAENDISIDLINIFPDKMIFTIDGNDTSKATKILDENSYNYSFIINCSKISAVGNRMRGIPGVMAKIISALSKYDIKVLQTADSHTTISCLVRGEDTEKAVTSLHMEFNLCER